A single region of the Salvia miltiorrhiza cultivar Shanhuang (shh) chromosome 8, IMPLAD_Smil_shh, whole genome shotgun sequence genome encodes:
- the LOC130997500 gene encoding pentatricopeptide repeat-containing protein At1g09820, whose amino-acid sequence MSRLRRLGSQPSLLLHTFAAARPSIIFDPDIQFRISSIISRQKWSELRPIIQSESSTPADFLRQLFQFDNFNSDLIISFFKWSQQRCNAVYSIEDYVRLFILLANEKKYPKLRSLLHTFPKQAEPVSISTFCHSLLTVSDNVCANSVVFDMFISTLVSNGKVDLAFEGFMRAGDYGFKLSARSCNSMLAALVKDGRTGNVEFAYKEMVRRRTGMDLITFNTVVSGLCKAGKLNKASDVVEDMSVRGVTPNVVTYNTLIDGYCKRGGEGRMYKADALLKKMVEKGISPSVITYNILIDGFCKDDNVGAGIRILKEMKEQGLRPGVITYNSLINGLCADGKVDEAMSLRDEMLAIGLEPNIVTHSIFINGYSKKSMLKEARELFDNIMSEGIPLNVLTFNTLINAYCREGELEEALAIFNLMLDNKVSPNVSTYNCLIGAYYRDGDMEAVRKLLSEMEEKGLKSDVVTYNVRIDAMCKSGETRKAVRLLDEMSKMGLNPSHVTYNTLMAGYCKQGNLKAALTVKKRMEKEGKRPNVVTFNVLIKAFSESGKLEEANRFLNEMLEKGLVPNRITYDLIKEEMMEKGFVPDIDGHLYSDLGKS is encoded by the coding sequence ATGTCTCGCCTCCGCCGGCTCGGCTCACAGCCATCTCTCCTCCTCCACACGTTCGCCGCCGCCAGGCCTTCCATCATTTTCGACCCGGATATCCAGTTCCGAATTTCATCCATCATCTCCCGCCAGAAGTGGTCGGAGCTCAGACCCATCATTCAATCTGAATCCTCCACCCCGGCTGATTTTCTTCGCCAGCTCTTCCAATTCGACAATTTCAACTCCGACCTCATTATATCCTTCTTCAAATGGTCGCAGCAGAGATGCAATGCCGTCTACTCTATTGAGGACTACGTAAGACTCTTTATCTTGCTAGCGAATGAGAAGAAGTACCCCAAGCTTCGATCTTTACTGCACACGTTTCCGAAACAAGCAGAGCCCGTTTCAATTTCCACGTTTTGTCACTCCCTTTTGACTGTTAGCGACAATGTGTGCGCGAATAGTGTTGTATTTGATATGTTCATTTCGACTCTTGTGAGCAATGGGAAGGTTGATTTAGCATTTGAGGGTTTCATGCGGGCTGGGGATTACGGGTTTAAGTTGTCGGCGCGTTCGTGTAATTCGATGTTGGCTGCGCTGGTGAAAGATGGTAGGACTGGGAATGTGGAGTTTGCGTATAAGGAGATGGTTAGGAGGAGGACTGGGATGGATTTGATCACGTTTAACACGGTGGTTAGTGGGCTCTGCAAGGCCGGAAAGTTGAACAAGGCAAGTGACGTCGTGGAGGATATGAGCGTTCGTGGGGTGACACCGAATGTGGTTACTTATAACACTTTGATTGATGGCTATTGCAAGAGGGGTGGTGAGGGGAGAATGTACAAAGCTGATGCACTGTTGAAAAAGATGGTGGAGAAAGGGATTTCTCCAAGTGTAATTACGTATAATATACTAATTGATGGATTTTGCAAAGATGATAATGTGGGTGCAGGTATAAGGATTCTCAAGGAAATGAAAGAGCAGGGTCTGAGACCAGGTGTGATCACGTATAACTCCTTGATTAATGGACTCTGTGCTGATGGAAAAGTTGATGAGGCAATGAGTTTGAGGGATGAGATGCTGGCAATAGGTTTGGAGCCAAACATTGTTACTCATTCCATATTTATCAATGGGTATTCGAAGAAGAGTATGTTGAAGGAAGCCAGGGAGTTGTTTGATAATATCATGAGCGAAGGGATACCGTTGAATGTATTGACTTTCAATACTTTGATAAATGCGTATTGTAGAGAGGGTGAATTGGAAGAAGCATTAGCTATATTCAATCTTATGTTGGACAACAAGGTTTCTCCCAATGTTTCAACGTACAATTGCTTGATCGGTGCTTATTATCGTGATGGAGACATGGAAGCAGTGCGTAAGCTTCTCAGTGAGATGGAAGAGAAGGGCTTGAAATCTGATGTAGTTACCTACAATGTTAGGATAGATGCAATGTGCAAAAGTGGTGAAACTAGGAAGGCGGTTAGGTTACTTGATGAAATGTCTAAAATGGGATTGAATCCGAGTCATGTTACATACAATACTCTGATGGCTGGTTACTGCAAGCAGGGAAACCTGAAGGCAGCTTTGACCGTGAAGAAAAGAATGGAGAAAGAAGGGAAGCGGCCAAATGTTGTGACATTTAATGTGCTGATTAAGGCTTTTTCTGAAAGTGGAAAGCTGGAAGAGGCGAATAGATTTCTTAATGAGATGTTGGAGAAAGGATTGGTACCTAACCGGATAACCTATGATCTCATTAAGGAAGAAATGATGGAAAAGGGATTTGTTCCAGACATAGATGGTCATCTTTATAGTGATTTGGGTAAATCTTAG
- the LOC130997501 gene encoding protein SEMI-ROLLED LEAF 2 has translation MGVISRKIFPACESMCVCCPALRSRSRQPVKRYKKLLSEIFPKSPDGHSNDRKIAKLCEYASKNPFRIPKIAKYLEERCYKELRSGNVKLVSIVADIYNKLLCICKEQMVYFAVDLLNVVFELLDDSKQDTVLVIGCDTLTTFIYGQVDGTYTHNIENFVDKVCMLAHKTGDEHEKRGLRASSLRCLSAMVWFMAEFSHVFADFEKIVHATLDNYEMDSQNEEAEERNEAHHNWVDEVARSEGRGTTVVGGEFSPSHMIIRIRPEKKDPALLTREEVQTPQVWAQICIQRMVDLAKESTTMRRVLEPMFIYFDMRRHWVPQHGLAPVVLSDMSSFVENPGYQQLILAGVVRHLDHKNVAHDPETKCHIIQTASCLARQVRTEGVISDMGFVSDLFRHLRKSFQATAEPVGEQELNVNAALQTSIESCLLETVRGIVDVRPLFDMMAITLEKLSHVKVVARAALASLTILAHVISLASVSFRSQQVFPEALFVQLLKVMLHPDVEIRMGGHQIFCVLLIPSFAHARNDFTNHPRRWHSKSMSTFSSIAALLEKLRLEINGTKIRHGGDEYQQLNKVEEEWKHGRSHKNSPNIHLISSIMDKASGPASLAETEQYFLQCNEDQVVQLLSALWIQVNLPDNLPANIEAIAHSFCLALISSRLKNSNDNLVLRFFQLPLSIRKISLDANNGSLPPAYQRSLLVLSTAMVMFAAKLYHAADTNNLLNLLFESDVDPYLGISDDFQVYVKPQHEPKDYGSVSDNEEALSTLTEQRDKAYESDKVIFALLVESLSTITKFEPEEIAEQLSEGFVPDEAFMFGSQLMHDMDHIQRAAHSKGSQSFDGDFSANSLLEDDAMSVSSVADISRFIPKVPPSASPSMSHIVSIGQLLESALEVAGQVAGTSISTSPLPYSAMTNQCETFGTETRKKLSNWLTYDNQGPKPCSMPAATGLSAFEKIMSEETVPTANNTWLALRLPPSSPFDNFLRAARG, from the exons ATGGGTGTCATTTCCCGAAAGATCTTTCCGGCATGCGAGAGCATGTGTGTTTGTTGTCCTGCTTTGAGGTCGCGGTCTCGCCAACCTGTTAAGCGTTACAAGAAATTGCTGTCTGAGATATTTCCAAAGTCTCCT GATGGTCATTCAAATGATCGAAAAATTGCGAAGCTATGTGAATATGCTTCTAAAAATCCATTCCGGATACCAAAG ATTGCTAAATATCTTGAAGAAAGATGTTACAAAGAACTGCGAAGCGGTAACGTCAAACTTGTCAGTATTGTGGCGGATATATACAACAAACTGCTTTGCATTTGTAAGGAGCAAAT GGTCTATTTTGCTGTTGACTTGTTGAATGTAGTTTTTGAACTGCTGGATGACTCTAAGCAAGACACCGTGTTGGTAATTGGATGTGATACACTGACTACTTTTATTTATGGCCAG GTGGATGGAACTTATACACACAATATTGAGAACTTCGTTGACAAAGTTTGCATGCTGGCACACAAAACAGGTGATGAGCATGAAAAGCGTGGTTTAAGGGCATCAAGCTTGCGGTGTCTTTCGGCAATG GTGTGGTTCATGGCAGAGTTCTCACACGTATTTGCTGATTTTGAAAAG ATTGTGCATGCTACTCTTGATAACTATGAGATGGATTCACAAAACGAAGAAGCTGAAGAAAGAAATGAGGCACATCACAATTGGGTGGATGAAGTGGCGAGAAGTGAGGGAAGAGGTACAACTGTTGTAGGTGGTGAGTTTAGCCCTAGCCACATGATCATAAGAATCAGGCCAGAAAAGAAAGATCCTGCTCTTCTAACAAG AGAGGAGGTTCAGACACCACAAGTATGGGCTCAAATATGCATCCAAAGGATGGTTGATCTAGCAAAGGAGAGTACTACGATGCGAAGAGTATTAGAAccaatgtttatttattttgacatGAGAAGACACTGGGTACCTCAGCACGGCCTGGCTCCCGTTGTTCTTTCCGATATGTCATCCTTCGTGGAAAATCCTG GATATCAGCAATTAATTTTAGCTGGTGTTGTTCGACATTTGGACCACAAGAATGTTGCACATGATCCTGAAACGAAATGTCACATCATCCAGACTGCTAGCTGTTTGGCCCGCCAAGTGAGGACAGAAGGTGTGATTTCTGATATGGGGTTTGTTAGTGACCTCTTCAGACACTTGCGCAAAAGCTTCCAAGCAACGGCTGAACCAGTTGGAGAGCAAGAGCTGAATGTGAACGCTGCATTGCAGACTTCTATTGAAAGTTGTCTGTTGGAGACTGTTAGAGGG ATTGTTGATGTCCGGCCACTGTTTGATATGATGGCAATTACACTGGAGAAGCTTTCTCATGTAAAAGTTGTTGCTAGGGCAGCCCTTGCCTCCCTCACTATTCTTGCTCATGTCATTTCACTGGCATCAGTATCATTCCGCTCTCAGCAG GTTTTCCCTGAGGCTCTTTTTGTTCAACTCTTGAAAGTGATGTTGCATCCAGATGTCGAAATACGCATGGGAGGACATCAGATATTCTGTGTTCTTCTAATTCCGAGTTTTGCTCATGCAAGAAACGATTTTACTAACCATCCAAGAAGGTGGCATTCCAAAAGCATGTCTACATTTTCCTCCATTGCAGCTCTGCTTGAAAAGCTTCGTTTGGAAATAAATGGAACCAAAATAAGGCATGGAGGTGACGAGTATCAGCAGCTCAACAAAGTTGAAGAAGAATGGAAGCATGGGAGATCCCACAAAAACTCTCCCAATATTCATTTGATAAGCTCCATTATGGACAAGGCCAGCGGACCTGCTAGCTTGGCTGAGACT gaacaatatTTTTTGCAGTGCAACGAGGACCAAGTAGTGCAGTTGCTGTCTGCTTTATGGATACAAGTCAATCTTCCTGACAATCTACCTGCTAATATTGAAGCTATTGCTCATTCATTCTGTTTGGCACTTATCTCATCAAGACTTAAG AACTCCAACGATAATCTTGTTCTCAGATTCTTTCAGCTTCCTCTGTCGATAAGAAAGATCTCCTTAGACGCCAATAATG GGTCCTTGCCGCCCGCATACCAAAGATCTCTTCTTGTATTATCAACTGCCATGGTGATGTTTGCTGCGAAGCTATACCATGCAGCTGACACCAATAATTTGCTAAACTTGTTATTCGAATCTGAT GTGGATCCATATCTTGGCATCAGTGATGACTTTCAAGTCTATGTAAAGCCTCAGCATGAGCCGAAAGATTATGGCTCTGTTTCTGATAATGAAGAAGCCTTATCAACTCTAACAGAGCAGCGGGATAAGGCTTATGAATCTGACAAAGTTATTTTTGCCTTACTAGTTGAGAGCTTATCTACCATTACCAAG TTTGAGCCAGAAGAAATTGCCGAGCAGCTCTCGGAAGGATTTGTACCTGATGAAGCTTTCATGTTTGGTTCACAATTAATGCACGACATGGATCATATCCAAAGGGCAGCACACTCCAAAGGATCACAATCATTTGATGGG GACTTTTCCGCCAACTCTCTTCTTGAAGATGATGCTATGAGTGTATCATCAGTTGCTGACATATCTCGCTTCATCCCCAAAGTCCCTCCATCTGCTTCTCCGTCAATGTCCCATATCGTCAGCATCGGGCAGCTACTAGAATCG GCACTGGAGGTTGCTGGCCAAGTAGCTGGAACATCAATCTCGACATCACCCCTTCCGTACAGCGCCATGACAAATCAGTGCGAAACCTTTGGCACGGAGACAAGGAAGAAGCTGTCTAATTGGTTAACCTACGATAACCAGGGTCCTAAACCCTGTAGCATGCCTGCTGCAACAGGGCTGTCAGCATTCGAGAAG ATAATGAGCGAGGAGACCGTTCCAACTGCAAACAACACTTGGTTGGCTCTGAGGCTGCCGCCTTCCAGCCCTTTCGACAACTTCCTTAGAGCAGCTCGTGGTTAG